From a region of the Tiliqua scincoides isolate rTilSci1 chromosome 4, rTilSci1.hap2, whole genome shotgun sequence genome:
- the RIDA gene encoding 2-iminobutanoate/2-iminopropanoate deaminase produces MAKLVKKIISTAMAPAAMAPYSQAVLVDRTMYIAGQLGVDPLSGELVPGGAKEQAQQALQNIGEILKAAGCDTRNVVKTTVLMIDMKDFADINEVYKQFFQCNFPARAAYQVVALPKGARVEIEAVAVQGPLQEVSASL; encoded by the exons ATGGCCAAGCTCGTGAAGAAGATCATCAGTACAGCCATGGCCCCGGCCGCCATGGCCCCCTACAG CCAAGCAGTGTTGGTAGACCGGACCATGTATATTGCAGGACAGCTGGGCGTGGATCCCTTAAGTGGTGAACTGGTACCTGGAGGAGCAAAGGAACAAGCTCAACAG GCCCTTCAAAACATTGGAGAAATCTTGAAAGCTGCAGGCTGTGACACCAGAAATG TGGTAAAGACTACTGTCCTGATGATTGACATGAAGGACTTTGCTGACATTAATGAGGTCTACAAGCAAT TTTTCCAGTGCAACTTTCCAGCCAGAGCAGCTTACCAAGTTGTTGCACTCCCAAAG GGTGCCCGGGTTGAGATTGAAGCAGTTGCTGTCCAGGGACCACTCCAGGAAGTCTCAGCCTCACTATAA